The DNA sequence TTGTAGTGTAATAGTCAATCTTGTTGTAAAAACAAAGTTTTTGAGGTGGTCCTCAAAAGTGCTCCATAAACGTTGAGTGGATGATCCTGAAGAGACTTATGTTGCAGAGGCAGAGATCTCTTAGTGACAGAGGCAATGTCTTTTAAAATctagatatatattttaaaattctagATTTTCTAATAGCTTCAGAAAACTCTCCTTAAATTTTAGTGGAGGGGGAACGTGTAATTAATGGTTTATTTCACTATCATGTTGGTTGTGATTCTTGATACAAACACATTAACAGTTGAGCCCTGGTGTTGGGCAGGGATTCAGGCCCAGGGACACCCCAGTTACTGTTATTTATATACTGGCCCTCAATGTCTGTTGCTCTACAAACACAAActgaaaaattgagaaagataaaaaaaaaaaaagttgggttGGAAgaaacactactttactttaaTCTGAATTATTAAAGGGGAATAATTTGTATAGCATGTAAATTAACatcaaatcatcaacacaatTTTCAAACTACCAAATTTTCGAGGAAATAAAAAACTATCAATAATGAGATGCGTGGCAAAGCTAATCCAATCCAATGGTGGTAGTTGTCTAGTTTAGTTACATTATTGGGTTTGTTAGAAACAGCAATTTCTACAAACTACATTATTGTGGAGTGATTAGCTTAAAGATAAGTAAGTAATAAAGTTTAGAGTTGCTATTATTTGTGGATCATAATAAATGATAACAGAAAAGCAGGAAAGTTCTCCAAAATATATGAATCATAACAGCAATAATATAAGTATTATCCATTAGAAAGAGTCAAGGGGCATCTTAGGTCCACTTAATCCTAGGCTAGGCTGTCTCATCTGATGCGTCTGTTTATGTGTGTCGAACTGGGACTCGTTGAAAAGCTCTCCTCGAATCTTGGTCTTCGTGGAAGCTAGTGCTGCAAGAGTGACCATCACGATCTCACCACCTccctctctctcactctctcgcTTATTTTTCTTCGGATCACCACATGAccgtttctctctctctctctctctctctctctctctctctctctctctctctctctctctctctccctgaTCTTTGCTAACAGCCAGCCAGTCAGCATTCCTTTTTCATTTTGATTTTTTCACTATTTTTCTTGCTACAAGGGTCACCCTTCTTGGGGTTACTTTCCTTATTTTGGTTTTGGTAAGTTACCTTTTTTGTGGGTTTTCTTTGACCAAAGTTTCCCTTTCGTACCTTTCTTGATATGCTAAATTCCTTTTCCAAATTTCTGTATTCTCAAATTGGGTTTCTTCCCTTTTGTTGTTTTCGTCAGAGAGATTCTTATAAGTGGGTGTTTGGGCTCTCTTTCTTCACTTCTGTACTTGCTCATAAACTAGGTTTGTGAGTATAATTCTCTGTATATACCCTTTTGGTTCATTAATTTTTCTCTTTTCCTTACTGTGAATGTCTTTGGCTGTTGGAGTTGTTTCATCAAATTCCAAAAGTATGGGTTTTGATGATAAAGACAATGATGCTTCTGAAACAAATATCGAAGAGACAAAGGGAAAAACAGAAAAGggtaaagaagaagatgatgaagaaaCTGTGGATGGATCATCTGGGATGAGCAGAACAATGAGTGAGAGTTCCATTTATGCAACTgaggatgaagaagatgatgaaggaAAGAAAATTGAATTGGGTCCCCAATTCACACTCAAAGAACAATTGGAGAAAGATAAGGTTTGTATTTATTCTTCTTTGATTCCATTATCtcttaatttatcttttcttttgaAGAAATTGTTCTATTGTCTCTTCCATTGTTTCTTCATGGTGATAATTTGATGTTACAGGATGATGAGAGTTTAAGGAGATGGAAGGAGCAGCTTCTTGGGACTGTGGACATGGAGAATGTTGGAGGTAAGCATTTTGAGCCGTCAAATTCTTGTTTCCTTTTGATCTTAAATTGTTCACTTCGTAGCTTTTCCCTTCTTGGGAGATAGAATCTGGAATTTGAATTATGCTCTACACTTTTAACATGTTAGGAATAGGAAAGTGAAGTAAGACTACAAATTAGTATAGGGAGTTCTTGAATTTCTATATTTTGAATCAGCATATAGTTTATATTTCAGCTGTTTCTTGGcattattttcttcttcaaacAATGCAGACATTAAGGTTGTTTCTTTATGTGGAAAATTCCATTTGgtttcttcttctttcagctAGGGGACTTAGGGAAGTAAGAGTAAACAACTTTATCTGTTTCCAATGAAACAGTTTTGTTCTGTTTGTGCAGAAACTCTGGAACCAGAAGTTAAGATCTCAAGTCTTGCAATTAAGTCCCCTGGTAGACCGGACATTTGTCTCACAATTCCTGAGAATGGGAATCCCAAGGGCTGTTGGTTTACTTTAAAGGAAGGTAGCCGTTATAGCCTGATGTTCACTTTTCAGGTCAGCAATAACATTGTTTCAGGTCTCAAATACACAAATACAGTATGGAAAACTGGGGTTAGAGGTagtctctctcactctctctcaatCCCTTTTTGAAGCTTTGTCATATTATGTTATTGATAGGTCTTACAATCCTTAAATCCCATGTTTTCTTTTTGTTAATCACTGTTGCAGTTGATAGTACAAAGGAGATGCTTGGAACTTATAGTCCTCAGTCTGAAGCTTACACCCATGAGATGCCTGAAGAAACTACTCCATCAGGCATATTTGCCAGAGGTTCATATTCAGCCAGAAGCAAGGTCTGTGTACCACTGTTCTATGAACCATCTTCATCATTTTTTGCGTATTCTGTAGAAACTTGAAAAATAATGATATTTCTTATGAAAATTTCTTACAAAAATTTCTCTTTCTTGATGCTAATTATCAGTATTTTGTCACATTAATtgaatattttgataattaattcaaaaaattaaattaggtaACTAAAGTATTTAGTAATTTAATattgattataattaaaatatttttaattatattttataaattaaataaatatgatttATTACCATATACAAAATATTCTAACAccatcattattttatttttaatattttgtggaaacttaaaaaataatgatattttttataaatttttcttacaaaaatttccatacttattttaaattaaaattagttactttaatatttgataattaaatgataaccatatttaaaatattcttaattaattatattttataaatcaaatcattaatttattaccgcatataaaatattctcacattatcatcatttttttttcatatcttGTGGAAACTTGAAAAATAATGATATTTCTTACAAAAATTTCTCATTCTTGATGCTGAGAAAAAACTATGATGACTACTAATTGATATTTGATATTAATGGTGTTAGTTGTCACTTGTTTTAAAATGGTGGTTTAGTTAATGCATTTCCCACTTGCAGGGTCAATATATGTACTAAAGCATACTAGAATCAATATATTGCCAGACCCATGTGCATTATTTAACAAACATTCATTTGGAATTCAAATTTGAGGGCCACCCATGTCTGGGATCAAAACTgtcaatttttgagttttaaatTCACTGTTTTTGgtctaatatttttgtttttaacttATCGATTTCTTTTTTAACAGTTTCTTGACGATGACAACAAATGTTACTTGGAGATCAATTACACTTTCGAAATTCGAAAAGATTGGCAGTCTTCTTAAACTTGTGTGTCACTGCTCTATAGTCCATTGTTTTGAAGCTGAAATCTGATTCAGTGTATGGTGTCTTATTTTCCACTCTCTCTTATTTAATTCACATTGTGGCTGAGGCTGGTCAGCAGGAGAATGAAGATTGGATATGGTTAAGAGGATAAGACATTTATTTAGAAAGAGAAGGATGTTCATTTTGGTAGCTATTTGTTAATAAACTtgtcttttttttccttttttctttttgggacCACTATTTTGAATCTGGCTAGTATAGTAGTTAAGCTTTATCCATTTCAAAGTAGAAAACTGAGAGTGGTAAAGGGCCTTGTTCTTTATTCCTTTTCCAACGGTCAATGAAGcatgtcttagtattaattttttaaagaggGTATCTATGAATTCACGCCTTTAGTTCTTTATTTTGGTAAATTGATATTgtttatttcttaaaaatacTTCACGCATTACAAAGCCCTTTCACCATTGAAATTTCACTTTGCATTTTCCATGGATGAATGAAACTATTATCAGCTCAATCTACTAATATTATCACTGATTAACTGGATGTGCACCGGATAAAAAAAACAGtaataataaaatcaaataaaaataacacgtgttttcaaaatatattggaTCATAATATCACATCACATGGAAACAAATAAGATTGATAAAACTAAATTTCCTTAAAAAAAGATTCAAATAACTCAATCTAAaacaaattaattcacaaagggaaatttgaatttccataTTTAAAATACCTTATAATTTTTCCTCTAATGGCGCGTTTACTAAACTGTAATTGGAATCAGAATAATCAATGGGATAAATGTATcggtttaaaatagaaaataatcggaatcaatattttattatgctgTTTACTAAACTGTCCGGAAAGAAAACCAGaatcatattattttgtttacataACTAGGAAAGGTAAtcagttttaatttgacaaaattgccattattagaatatgtaattattttattgtttatagatttttaaagggcatatttgtcttttttatttttaattaataaaattaaaattagaatgAATTAAGCTAGGAAAGGGAAAGGTATTCCCTATAAAAATGGGGGGAGAACCTTTTCCTTTGTTTTCTCCTAAATTTGTGTGGGTCCTACTACTTTCTCCCTTTccaaaatttagtaaacaattGTATGGGAATCAATACCATACCATTCATTCCCATTCCCTTTAAGTAAACATGCTATAAATGTGTAGTTATTAaaattggtcatatatgaccactttactAATTTTCCAAAACTACCCCTCACATTTCAAATCCCATCTcagcctctctcttcctctctctcaactTACCTACACTCACGGCAACCAACCCACGAAATCCCCAACCCGCAGCAGACGTCGTCGCTCAACCCACGGCCGTCCACGGTGAACCCAGGACCGTCGACGCTCAACCCCGACTGTCAACGCTCAACAGGCGACCACTTCGAGGCGACCTGAAGCGAAAATGGGATTCGGATTCGTCCGTGAATGGAGAAGAGGCGTTTCGGATCTCGGGAAGAAGATGGTgaaggtccgatggtccgacTTAGGGGTCCGATGGTGTCCGTCCgatggtccgatggtccgatggTCTGACTTAATGGTCCGATGCATTGGTCCGATGTACACTATCAATCGAACAGACCCCCAAAAATTGTTTTGTAATTTGTCCAAATCACCTCGTTCATCTGTTTGGGGAACATTGGCAAACCTTACACAAATCTTTGGGAATACTAAGAAAGGGACAAAATCATCTGCTGCttcaaataataacaataatattcgTTTCAAGGTAAGTTATGTTATGACTGCCAATGGTTGTGAAGAGGAAAAATTACTTAATCCATTAACAATGAACAAATCTAAACCATTAAAGTTATATAATTATGGTATTAGTTCATCAAGTGAGAATCTTATTTCATCAGCTACTGCTACTGTTTTTGCTGAGACATTCCAAGTTGAAAGTGGTACAAAAGTTGAAATACCAAGTTCTGTTGTTGGTTCTAATAATGGGGACCAAGATTTTCCTTTGTGTAATGCTTGGGTGCGTTGTGATAATTGTCATAAATGGCGGTGCATACCATCTAAAGATGCAGATACTATAGAAGAAATTAAGTGCACATGGATATGTAAGAACAACATGGATAAAGCCTTTGCTGATTGCTCAATCCCTCAAGAGAAGTCTAATAAAGATATTAATGTAGAATCGGGATTTTTGGGGGGATCCGATGGTCCAATTCATATGGTCCATCGGACCATACCATCGGACCATCGGACGGACACCATCGGACTCCTAAgtcggaccatcggaccttcACCATCTTCTTCCCCAGATCCGAAATGCCTCTTCTCCATTCACGGACGGATCCGAATCCCATTTTTGCTTCGGGTCGCCTTGGAGTGGTCGCCGGTTGAGCGTTGACGGTCGGGGTTGAGCGTCGACGGTCTTGGGTTCACCGTGGACGGCCGTGGGTTGAGCGACGACGTCTGCTGCGGGTTGGGGATTTCGTGGGTTGGTTGTCGTAAGTGCAGGTAagttgagagagaggaagagagaggctgAGATGGGATTTGAAATGTGAGGGGTAATTTTGGGAAATTAGTAAATTGATCATATATGACCAAATTTAATAACTATGCATTTAGAGGAAAAATTTTAAGGTATTTTAAGtatgaaaattcaaattttccTTCACAAACAACCCCCTcaagtcatttaattctgcatCGCATAATACATATGTTGTTCGCCACTTGAGTGATGTAGTTTATATTTAGGTAATCTTTTAAGCTGTTCTTGTATTGTGTAGAATTAAAAATGgagaattattttatgttttttttttttttaatttacagttTGGGTTGCTTCAGTAATTTTTATAAGAGTTGTtatgtgaattttaattattattaaaattattccaACATGCATTAATCACaccaactaatttttttttttaataaattcaccaataaagtaaataattaaacattataataaaatttcaaaaaattcataactaaatatatttaatcaaaacaataacaataataacaaagtaatatacaaaatataaaCAACTCAAATTCTTCACTTCACACTCACAATAAAAATgacatacatataatttttttgttcactttattttattttattagcacAATAGGTACATAGCTGATAAATGTAATACCTAAAGTAACTTAATCTAACTATGAGTCAATTAAAGTATAACTTATATTGAAAAGTTGGTATTTTTCTAAGAGTGGTGAAGTTTAAATCGTATATTTCAGTGTAAGCGATTTATGTGATCGGATTGGTTTTACAAACGCTCCAAACTAAAATCTAATAACGAAAGCGCTTCACAATATAGAATTAGAATCTGATAAAATGGTTTTAGAGATCgggaaaaaataataagtacTAAGACCATTTCTAACGGTGCTATTTATTTTTCATCCaaaattttaactaaaatagttaaaaattaaaataaagagtcatttatgttattttttctcTCACCATCTTCTTCCTGATTTAGTTagcatttgattattttaataatattttataatttaaatttattaaatataaattaatttgtcCAAATAATGAAAAGGTAGTAGtgcttttattaaaataatattaaaaaaattaacgaaAAAATAGAAAGCTCCTTATATTTAGATTTTAAAGAGCTCCCTATCTATTTTCTTCTatcagagttttttttttttttccatagttagagtttaattttttttaagaatcaCTTCCTATTTTAGGCAGCTAAAAAGTATGTTTAGAGAGTGTGATTAGAGATGCTCTAACAGTACATAacttcgaaaaaaaaaatgataaatatatGAAGAGACATAATTGTAATATAATGttctttttaaaacaaaatgttaagtttttttttttttaaaaaaaattcaagtttAGAAATTTTCTTACTAAGTTACAAATTGTAACTAATATGTAAAAGTTTTGTAAACAATATTTactcaataaataaaaatagttacaaGTTACAAAATCATTACAAAGTGTTATTTGGTATTCTGTATTTTATTACTCTTGTAAATTATTACGACTTTTTTTTTAACAGAGTTTGTAAAATACCATTTGCTCTCGGCCCCAAAACAAGCCCATTTGTACAAGTCCAATACTGAGTCTAGGGCATCATGGTCTCAAAGCAAACTTCTCTCATTCATTCTCACGGCTCCACCTCCACTCATCTCCGTTTTCCGCTGTCCCCGGCACTCTCTCCGGTCACACTCCTTCCCGCCACCCCCTCTCCGCCGCCTTATCCTCCTGACCCGCTCTCTAGTCTCCTTGCTACAGATTCAGTCGCCGACCACCCTGTTAGTCAAGTATGCTGAGGCAATCTATTTTTCCTTTGTtgctatatattttttaatctgTGTGCATCAAATTCTGTCTGTGTTGATTAAATGTCGAATGTTGTTGAGTCTCCGCCAACGGTAACAAATTCATTGAAAATAGAAATGATATTGTCATAATTCAATTCTGTGTTGATTGAATCAACGTAATTCTATGTTTTACTAATTTGTTGATGAacctgtttttctttttttgtacaTATGTTGTGTGTCGATTGAATCAACTTAATTCAATGTCGTTGGTTGAATCTTTGTTGTGTTCTGGTTGATGATTGAATCAACTCAATTCTCTGTCGTTGTTTTCTGAGGATTAATTTTGCGTGTTGTATGCTGGCTGTATAGTCTGAGtttattattatctattttgGTTATTGTTAGATGGAAGATAGTAAGACAACTCCAACATTTGTGAAAACTCCTTCAACCAGGTGTATTAAAAGGGTGTTCACTCATAGCTTGGAGGCAGTATTTGTAATTTCATTCGACTTTTTAACCCCAATTTTccttaaattaaattagtaaCTTGTATGATTAGATGAGTGCTAGGGTTTTTCTAGGGTTTCCTGAAACTTATATTTCGTTCTTACTCTTCAGTTTATTGGTGCATATTATTGAGTGATTGGCATCAACCTAGTTGTGTGAAAGACATGAAATCTAAAAGAGAACGCGAGGCTGATACTGTTTTAGTCAGCGAGGATGGGGCTTCTGATTCTGATCCAAAACGACAGAAAGTGATTTCCCGTTCGTCCCTTTCTTCCTCAAGTTCTCCAGCTGCCTCTGAGAACTCTCTTCTTCCCGGTTTTAATTATGGTGATgaggatgaagatgaagaaaatCGACCGCCTGTTAACGGTCTTACAAAACGGAATGGTGTTCCAGAAGTGGAGgaatatgatgatgatgatgatgattatcCACTTGATCAAGGAGGCCAGGTAAAGAGAAGCCGTGACATTGAGATTAGAAGGGATTGCCCATATCTCGATACTGTTAATCGCCAGGTATATAACATGTCTTAGCCTTTGTTAATGCCTGCCTTTTTTGATTGTCTATAAGTCAATATTTGTTAATTGTTCAACTCCTGGTCAGGTTTTGGATTTTGATTTTGAGAAGTTTTGCTCTGTTTCTCTGTCGAATTTGAATGTCTACGCCTGTTTGGTTTGTGGGAAATATTACCAAGGAAGGGGGAGGAAGTCTCATGCTTACACTCACAGTCTGGAAGCCGGACACCATGTTTTTATAAATCTTCAAACAGAAAAGGTGTATTGCCTTCCTGATGGATATGAGATTAGTGATCCGTCATTAGATGATATTCGGCATGTTCTAAATCCAAGGTGTGTCTATGTTTTGTTTCTAGTTCCTACATTTTACTTGCATCTCCTCTTTTCTTTGGTTTTCGTCGCCAACTTCTCTTTGATGGGCTATATATGTTACGCGAAGACAATAAAAAAAGCTTATATTATACTTTTTGGCTGTCACATATGTTGATATAGTTTGAAGGGCGTTATTACCATGGTTGCTTGATGTATTTAACTGATTCTTAGAGATAAAATTATTGTATAGACATCTGCTTAAGTTTCATAATTGCATAGATAATCGGAACTAATATATTGATAATTGCAGGTTCACCCAGGAACAAGTTGAACAACTTGATAAAAATAAGCTGTGGTCAAGGGCACTTGACGGTTCTGATTATCTTCCTGGAATGGTACTCATTTTGTGCTATTAGCAAGCATtcttgttgttgttattgtgtGTTGCTTCCCAAGAATGTTAGTGCTGGACCATTTTCTCAGTTTTCTTGTGgtttctcaattttttaaatttcaggTTGGGCTTAATAATATTAAGGAAACTGATTTTGTGAATGTTACAATTCAATCACTGATGAGAGTAACTCCTTTAAGAAACTTTTTCCTCATTCCTGAGAATTATCAACACTGTAAATCGCCTCTTGTTCACCGATATGGTGAGCTAACACGAAAGATTTGGCATACAAGAAACTTCAAAGGACAGGTTTGTGAAAACTTAAGAGTCTCATTAAAGATTGAATCTATGATTCTTGAATATGAAGTTTATagttttttaacttttaatctGTAGGTGAGCCCACACGAGTTTCTGCAGGCAGTTATGAAAGCCAGTAAAAAGCGTTTTAGGATAGGAGCTCAGTCGGATCCAGTTGAATTTATGTCATGGCTTCTTAACACACTGCATTCAGATCTTagaaattcaaagaaaaatagCAGTATCATTTATGATTGCTTTCAGGTTCAATCTCTATTCTCACTTTGCGGTGTTTGCAtgttttcttcttccttttctgTCGTAATCCATATTGCGGCTTGCTTTTATGATTCAGTCAAGATTCATCTAAGATTACCTATGCTGTTAGGGAGAACTGGAGGTTGTGAAGGAGACTCCTAACAAATCTATTACTGAAAAGAAAGAAGATGGTGAGGAGCTTGATGGTGTTACTCAGCACAATGGCATTTTCACAGAAACTTACAGAATGCCATTCTTAATGCTTGGACTGGATTTGCCACCACCTCCTCTTTTCCAAGATGTGATGGAGAAAAATATTATACCACAGGTATTAGGGTTTTTACTTTTTGgtgaaatagtaaaataaaggCTTTAAATATAAGTTCTGAGACCGACAGTAaggattaaaatgaaaaaaaattatttgaagttTAAGCcaggataaaaaaaaaacacttctAAAATATGGAACCATAATATGCATGCTCTTCACATTAATTTGAAGAAATTCACCTTCATCTCTCTGTTTCAAAGTGTCACTTGAAAGGGGAAACAAAATCTTCAAACTTGTAAATTAGTTTAAGTCCtgaaatttagatatttttaaggtACACACTGCATTCAGATCTTAGAATTGTTTCTGTGTGAGAGGCATTTTAATAGCCATTATGTTTTTTTCCATcatcatgattttttttttttaaattaccaCATTTGAAATATGACGAGTCTAATGTATTTGGTTctgttttattttctcaaataaACACTGAATTCCATTTTGTTCATAGGTCCCTCTGTTCAACATTCTGAAGAAATTTGATGGTGAGATGATCACTGAAGTAGTCCGACCTCGCATAGCAAGAATGAGGTATCGGGTTACCAGATTACCACAATATATCATTCTACACATGCGGAGATTTACAAAAAACAATTTCTTTGTTGAGAAGAATCCTACATTAGGTGAGACTATACGTCATTGAAGACATACTTTACAAGGGGCTGTACTGACAAGACTTTAGGCTTCTTGTGTACCTTCTGGTGCTAATTGATTATTTCCATTGCAGTTAACTTTCCCGTAAAGAACCTTGAACTGAAGGATTACATCCCC is a window from the Cannabis sativa cultivar Pink pepper isolate KNU-18-1 chromosome 1, ASM2916894v1, whole genome shotgun sequence genome containing:
- the LOC115707363 gene encoding uncharacterized protein LOC115707363: MKSKREREADTVLVSEDGASDSDPKRQKVISRSSLSSSSSPAASENSLLPGFNYGDEDEDEENRPPVNGLTKRNGVPEVEEYDDDDDDYPLDQGGQVKRSRDIEIRRDCPYLDTVNRQVLDFDFEKFCSVSLSNLNVYACLVCGKYYQGRGRKSHAYTHSLEAGHHVFINLQTEKVYCLPDGYEISDPSLDDIRHVLNPRFTQEQVEQLDKNKLWSRALDGSDYLPGMVGLNNIKETDFVNVTIQSLMRVTPLRNFFLIPENYQHCKSPLVHRYGELTRKIWHTRNFKGQVSPHEFLQAVMKASKKRFRIGAQSDPVEFMSWLLNTLHSDLRNSKKNSSIIYDCFQGELEVVKETPNKSITEKKEDGEELDGVTQHNGIFTETYRMPFLMLGLDLPPPPLFQDVMEKNIIPQVPLFNILKKFDGEMITEVVRPRIARMRYRVTRLPQYIILHMRRFTKNNFFVEKNPTLVNFPVKNLELKDYIPLPTPKENERLRSKYDLIANIVHDGKPGEGSYRVFVQRKSEESWYAMQDLHVEETLPQMVALSETYMQIYEQQQQ
- the LOC115707359 gene encoding rho GDP-dissociation inhibitor 1, with translation MSLAVGVVSSNSKSMGFDDKDNDASETNIEETKGKTEKGKEEDDEETVDGSSGMSRTMSESSIYATEDEEDDEGKKIELGPQFTLKEQLEKDKDDESLRRWKEQLLGTVDMENVGETLEPEVKISSLAIKSPGRPDICLTIPENGNPKGCWFTLKEGSRYSLMFTFQVSNNIVSGLKYTNTVWKTGVRVDSTKEMLGTYSPQSEAYTHEMPEETTPSGIFARGSYSARSKFLDDDNKCYLEINYTFEIRKDWQSS